In Curtobacterium sp. TC1, the following proteins share a genomic window:
- a CDS encoding mannitol-1-phosphate 5-dehydrogenase yields MSTTDRGTAVHFGAGNIGRGFVGLLLHEAGYEVVFADVAAPLIDALAAADSYTVHEVGAGAQDHEVTNFRALNSAQDEDGVVAEIAAAAVVTCAVGPNVLKFIAPVIARALVARDASAAPIAVMACENALNATDRLREFIVDALPAEGRDAALAKAVFANTAVDRIVPAQPEGAGLDVTVETYFEWAIDRTPFGGNEPEIPGAHYVDGLAASIERKLFTVNTGHATVAYHGFVAGADKISDAVAIPAVRSELESVLAETSDLLVRRHELDPEVHRAYVQAIIARFENPHLPDTVTRVGRQPLRKLSRDERFVSPAASLAEDGTEPTALLDAMGAALRFDVADDEQSVELQALLASDTSDADVVTQITGLAAEHPLHAAFADRVRVARG; encoded by the coding sequence GTGAGCACCACCGACCGGGGCACCGCCGTCCACTTCGGAGCCGGCAACATCGGCCGCGGCTTCGTCGGGCTGCTCCTGCACGAAGCGGGCTACGAGGTCGTCTTCGCCGACGTCGCCGCGCCGTTGATCGACGCCCTGGCCGCCGCCGACTCGTACACCGTCCACGAGGTCGGCGCCGGCGCGCAGGACCACGAGGTCACGAACTTCCGTGCGCTGAACAGCGCGCAGGACGAGGACGGTGTCGTCGCCGAGATCGCCGCCGCCGCCGTCGTCACCTGCGCCGTGGGCCCGAACGTCCTGAAGTTCATCGCCCCGGTCATCGCGCGTGCGCTCGTCGCCCGCGACGCCTCGGCCGCTCCGATCGCCGTGATGGCGTGCGAGAACGCGCTGAACGCCACGGACCGCCTGCGCGAGTTCATCGTCGACGCGCTCCCGGCCGAGGGCCGCGACGCGGCGCTGGCGAAGGCCGTCTTCGCGAACACCGCCGTCGACCGCATCGTGCCGGCCCAGCCCGAGGGTGCCGGCCTGGACGTCACCGTCGAGACCTACTTCGAGTGGGCCATCGACCGCACGCCGTTCGGCGGGAACGAGCCGGAGATCCCCGGTGCGCACTACGTCGACGGCCTCGCCGCCTCGATCGAGCGCAAGCTCTTCACGGTCAACACCGGGCACGCCACCGTCGCGTACCACGGCTTCGTCGCCGGTGCGGACAAGATCTCCGACGCCGTCGCGATCCCGGCCGTGCGCTCCGAGCTCGAGTCCGTGCTCGCCGAGACGAGCGACCTGCTCGTGCGGCGTCACGAACTCGACCCCGAGGTGCACCGTGCCTACGTCCAGGCGATCATCGCGCGGTTCGAGAACCCGCACCTGCCCGACACGGTGACGCGCGTCGGCCGTCAGCCCCTCCGCAAGCTGTCGCGCGACGAGCGCTTCGTCTCGCCGGCCGCGTCGTTGGCCGAGGACGGCACCGAGCCGACCGCGCTGCTCGACGCGATGGGCGCGGCGCTCCGCTTCGACGTCGCGGACGACGAGCAGAGCGTCGAGCTGCAGGCACTCCTGGCCTCGGACACGTCCGATGCCGACGTGGTGACGCAGATCACCGGCCTGGCCGCGGAGCACCCGCTGCACGCGGCGTTCGCGGACCGGGTGCGTGTCGCGCGCGGCTGA
- a CDS encoding ice-binding family protein: MARNPIFRPFVVVSTGIGLAAVLAVGASSTASAATIIDGPVGLGTAASYGVLGAQSVTNTGPSVVNGDLGVSPGTSITGFGGPGNGIVNGTVHQTDAAAAQAQADTTTAYGVAASLTPTRGGLEELNGLSLTPGVYNGSTLQLANNGQLTLAGSADSVWVFQAASTLTIGSGTRIVITGGASSCNVFWQVGSSATIGTAAQFQGTVLADQSVTATTGATVVGRLLARNASVTLDNNTITRPTNCPAAGTPSESVAPTITSGTPTDATAGTPYSFPVTATGNPAPTYSDGGTLPPGLTINPDTGVISGTPTTPGTTTVTITVDNGTAPPDTETYVVTVRAPAPTATPTPTPTPTAPAPVPTTPASTAPAVPVVGGNGSGGGGTTELAFTGSDPTIPLTAAGAMLLAGIAVMVLRGRTLRARRRILSEDH; the protein is encoded by the coding sequence GTGGCCAGAAACCCCATCTTCCGTCCGTTCGTTGTCGTCAGCACCGGGATCGGGTTGGCCGCCGTGCTCGCCGTCGGCGCCTCCTCAACTGCGTCTGCCGCCACCATCATCGACGGCCCCGTGGGCCTCGGGACCGCCGCGAGCTACGGGGTCCTCGGCGCCCAGAGCGTCACCAACACGGGGCCGAGCGTGGTCAACGGCGACCTCGGCGTCTCGCCCGGTACGTCGATCACCGGCTTCGGTGGTCCCGGCAACGGGATCGTGAACGGCACCGTCCACCAGACCGACGCCGCCGCGGCCCAGGCGCAGGCCGACACCACGACCGCGTACGGCGTCGCGGCGTCGTTGACCCCCACGCGCGGTGGACTCGAGGAGCTCAACGGGCTGAGCCTGACCCCGGGCGTCTACAACGGCAGCACGCTCCAGCTGGCGAACAACGGCCAGCTGACGCTCGCCGGCAGCGCGGACTCCGTCTGGGTGTTCCAGGCCGCATCGACCCTGACCATCGGGTCCGGTACGAGGATCGTCATCACCGGCGGGGCGAGCTCGTGCAACGTGTTCTGGCAGGTCGGCAGTTCCGCGACCATCGGGACCGCCGCCCAGTTCCAGGGCACTGTCCTCGCCGACCAGTCCGTGACCGCCACGACGGGTGCGACCGTCGTGGGCCGACTGCTCGCCCGGAACGCATCGGTGACGCTCGACAACAACACCATCACCCGGCCGACGAACTGCCCGGCTGCCGGAACACCGTCGGAGAGCGTCGCACCGACGATCACGTCCGGCACCCCGACCGACGCGACCGCCGGGACGCCGTACTCGTTCCCCGTCACCGCGACGGGCAACCCCGCACCCACGTACTCCGACGGCGGGACCCTGCCGCCGGGACTCACGATCAACCCGGACACGGGCGTCATCTCCGGCACGCCGACCACACCCGGTACCACCACGGTGACGATCACGGTCGACAACGGCACCGCACCGCCGGACACCGAGACGTACGTCGTGACCGTCCGCGCGCCCGCGCCCACCGCGACGCCGACACCGACACCGACACCGACCGCTCCGGCACCGGTTCCCACCACACCCGCCTCGACCGCTCCCGCCGTGCCGGTCGTGGGTGGGAACGGCAGTGGTGGTGGCGGCACCACCGAGCTCGCCTTCACGGGGAGCGACCCGACGATCCCGCTCACCGCGGCGGGCGCGATGCTGCTCGCCGGCATCGCCGTGATGGTGCTCCGTGGACGGACGCTCCGTGCACGACGCCGGATCCTGTCCGAGGACCACTGA
- a CDS encoding diacylglycerol/lipid kinase family protein has protein sequence MPRAAIVVNPVKVDLRVLRNTVAAEEQRNGWAPTTWFETAASDDGLAAAREALAAAPDVVLVVGGDGTLRVAAEALHGSGVPLALLPVGTGNLYARNLRIPLNDVAGSVRAAFSGTDRPVDLAFADLTDPQGTTTRHAFLVMAGIGLDANMAANTNARLKKRFGWLAYSDPIMRSVIGNRQIDLRYALDDGDTRTMRAHTVIVGNCGTLTAGVLLLPEAEPDDGVLDAVAFRPGRTVGWAGVGYGLSLNRFFHRTGFGRFLSWLIPATRTLRYTSARVLDLALDHPEQIQLDGDPFGTVVAVRLTVDHGGLTIRVGPSR, from the coding sequence ATGCCGCGCGCCGCGATCGTCGTCAATCCCGTCAAGGTCGACCTGCGGGTCCTCCGCAACACCGTGGCCGCCGAAGAGCAGCGGAACGGCTGGGCGCCCACGACCTGGTTCGAGACGGCGGCGTCCGACGACGGCCTCGCCGCCGCACGCGAGGCGCTGGCCGCCGCGCCGGACGTCGTCCTGGTCGTCGGTGGCGACGGCACGCTGCGCGTCGCAGCCGAGGCACTGCACGGATCCGGCGTGCCGCTCGCCCTGCTCCCCGTCGGGACCGGGAACCTGTACGCCCGGAACCTGCGCATCCCGCTGAACGACGTCGCCGGCTCGGTCCGAGCCGCCTTCAGCGGGACCGATCGGCCGGTCGACCTCGCGTTCGCCGACCTCACCGACCCGCAGGGCACGACGACACGCCACGCGTTCCTGGTGATGGCCGGCATCGGACTCGATGCGAACATGGCGGCCAACACCAACGCACGCCTGAAGAAACGGTTCGGGTGGCTCGCCTACTCCGACCCGATCATGCGGTCCGTCATCGGCAACCGGCAGATCGACCTGCGGTACGCACTCGACGACGGCGACACCCGGACGATGCGGGCGCACACGGTCATCGTCGGGAACTGCGGGACGCTGACCGCCGGCGTCCTCCTGCTGCCCGAGGCGGAACCGGACGACGGGGTCCTCGACGCGGTCGCGTTCCGACCGGGTCGGACGGTCGGGTGGGCCGGGGTCGGCTACGGGCTGTCCCTGAACCGGTTCTTCCACCGGACCGGGTTCGGGCGCTTCCTGTCGTGGCTCATCCCGGCCACGCGGACGCTGCGGTACACGAGCGCGCGGGTCCTCGACCTCGCGCTCGATCACCCCGAGCAGATCCAGCTCGACGGTGACCCGTTCGGCACCGTGGTCGCGGTGCGGCTGACGGTCGACCACGGCGGGCTCACGATCCGGGTGGGGCCGTCGCGGTGA
- a CDS encoding NADP-dependent oxidoreductase — MTKHWVAPRFGGSEVLEFVDTEVAAPGPGEVTIAVRAAGMNPADTKHTRQGDPADLPVLVGYEVAGVLTAVGPDTTIASGGGAVGDEVLAFRVAGGWASELTVPAADVFAKPAVLGFPEAANLLLAGTTAADMLRVTRAAGRDTVLVHGASGAVGVSLLQQLRLLGARVIGTTSERGADVVGRFGGEWVAYGDGLEARVRSIAPSGIDVALDCVGTDEAVDVSLAVVADRDRIVTIAAPARAAEAGFAAIGGAQPESKAFRDSVRQRLIDLAAAGELEVPVARTFPLAEAKAAAELLESGHPGGKLALLP, encoded by the coding sequence ATGACGAAGCACTGGGTGGCACCGCGGTTCGGCGGCAGCGAGGTCCTCGAGTTCGTGGACACCGAGGTCGCCGCACCCGGGCCCGGCGAGGTCACGATCGCCGTCCGAGCCGCTGGCATGAACCCTGCCGACACCAAGCACACGCGGCAAGGGGACCCGGCCGACCTGCCCGTCCTCGTCGGCTACGAGGTCGCCGGGGTGCTCACCGCCGTCGGACCCGACACGACCATCGCGTCGGGTGGGGGAGCGGTCGGCGACGAGGTCCTGGCGTTCCGGGTCGCCGGTGGATGGGCCTCGGAACTGACGGTGCCGGCGGCCGACGTGTTCGCCAAGCCCGCGGTGCTCGGGTTCCCCGAGGCAGCCAACCTGCTCCTCGCGGGCACGACCGCCGCTGACATGCTGCGCGTCACGCGCGCCGCCGGGCGCGACACCGTGCTCGTGCACGGCGCGTCGGGGGCGGTCGGCGTGAGCCTGCTGCAGCAGCTCCGCCTGCTCGGCGCGCGGGTGATCGGCACGACCTCCGAGCGTGGTGCGGACGTCGTCGGACGCTTCGGCGGCGAGTGGGTCGCGTACGGTGACGGCCTGGAGGCGCGGGTCCGGTCGATCGCGCCCTCCGGCATCGACGTGGCACTGGACTGCGTCGGGACCGACGAGGCCGTCGACGTCTCGCTCGCGGTGGTCGCCGACCGCGACCGCATCGTCACCATCGCCGCGCCGGCGCGCGCCGCCGAGGCGGGGTTCGCGGCGATCGGCGGAGCCCAGCCCGAGAGCAAGGCGTTCCGTGACTCGGTGCGCCAGCGACTGATCGACCTGGCTGCGGCCGGCGAGCTCGAGGTCCCGGTTGCGCGCACGTTCCCACTCGCCGAGGCGAAGGCGGCCGCGGAGCTGCTGGAGTCCGGGCACCCCGGCGGCAAGCTGGCACTGCTGCCCTGA